In a genomic window of Thioalkalivibrio sp. XN279:
- the mgtE gene encoding magnesium transporter, translating to MQQPEHSEDVAEVLEEITPEQWQVIRAAIAAEDALALKTALEPVHPADIADLLEQLDSEQRTTFLRLYASEFEGDILSEIDESIREEVIEVLPPEVLAEAVRELDSDDLVDILEDLEQPERDFILDSLESEDREAVQSAMAWPEGSAGRLMQVETVTAPEHFSVGEMIDYLRSAEWLPDQFYHIILVDPDGHPTGYATLGRVLASRRDVLLKDITEESFRTVKAAEDEAEVAHLFNKYHLISMPVTDESGQLVGVITIDDAMNVLDEELEEDILRLAGVSEESSLSDRIWDTTRGRFIWLFINLLTAIFASFVISLFEEELEAMVALAVLMPIVASMGGNAGTQSMTVAVRALATRELTGQNARRVLWREVVVGVLNGGAFGMIMSLVVAYWFGVPMLAAVIAMAMMLTLAAAAFAGIVLPLALDKLGVDPALASGPFVTTVTDVVGFFAFLGLASLVLL from the coding sequence ATGCAGCAGCCGGAGCACAGCGAGGACGTCGCCGAAGTCCTCGAGGAAATCACCCCCGAGCAGTGGCAGGTGATCCGTGCCGCCATCGCGGCGGAGGACGCGCTCGCGCTGAAGACGGCGCTCGAGCCCGTCCATCCGGCGGACATCGCCGACCTCCTCGAGCAGCTCGACTCGGAGCAGCGGACAACTTTTCTCCGGCTCTACGCCTCGGAATTCGAAGGCGACATCCTCTCCGAGATCGACGAGTCGATCCGCGAGGAAGTCATCGAGGTCCTGCCGCCGGAGGTGCTGGCCGAGGCGGTGCGGGAGCTCGACTCGGACGACCTGGTGGACATCCTCGAGGACCTCGAGCAGCCCGAGCGCGACTTCATTCTCGACTCGCTGGAGAGCGAGGACCGCGAGGCGGTGCAGAGCGCCATGGCCTGGCCGGAGGGCTCGGCCGGCCGCCTGATGCAGGTGGAGACGGTCACCGCCCCCGAGCATTTCAGCGTCGGCGAGATGATCGACTACCTGCGCTCCGCCGAGTGGCTGCCCGACCAGTTCTATCACATCATCCTGGTCGATCCCGACGGCCATCCTACGGGCTACGCCACGCTCGGGCGGGTGCTGGCCTCGCGGCGCGACGTGCTGCTGAAAGACATCACCGAGGAGAGCTTCCGCACCGTGAAAGCGGCGGAAGACGAGGCCGAGGTGGCACACCTGTTCAACAAGTACCACCTGATCTCGATGCCCGTCACCGACGAGTCCGGGCAGCTCGTCGGGGTGATCACCATCGACGACGCTATGAACGTGCTCGACGAGGAGCTGGAAGAGGACATCCTGCGCCTGGCCGGCGTCAGCGAGGAGAGCTCGCTCAGCGACCGCATCTGGGACACCACGCGCGGGCGCTTCATATGGTTGTTCATCAACCTGCTGACAGCAATCTTCGCTTCCTTCGTGATCTCGTTGTTCGAGGAAGAGCTCGAGGCGATGGTGGCGCTGGCGGTGCTGATGCCGATCGTGGCCTCGATGGGCGGCAATGCCGGCACGCAGTCGATGACCGTGGCCGTGCGCGCCCTGGCCACGAGGGAGTTGACCGGCCAGAATGCACGGCGCGTGCTATGGCGCGAGGTCGTGGTCGGCGTGCTGAACGGCGGCGCCTTCGGCATGATCATGTCCCTGGTCGTCGCGTACTGGTTCGGCGTCCCGATGCTCGCGGCGGTCATCGCCATGGCCATGATGTTGACCCTGGCGGCGGCGGCCTTCGCCGGTATCGTGCTGCCGCTGGCGCTCGACAAGCTGGGCGTCGATCCTGCGCTGGCATCGGGGCCCTTCGTTACCACGGTGACCGACGTGGTGGGGTTCTTCGCGTTCCTCGGGTTGGCGTCGCTGGTTCTGCTCTGA
- a CDS encoding neutral zinc metallopeptidase, whose amino-acid sequence MKWKGRRGSTNVEDARGRRVAAGAGGLGMILNLVGRTFGIKGILVLVVLGFIGWQMGLLDPAALMGGGQVQETAYQPSPEEQERFEFVRVVLADTEDVWAREFERIGRQYVEPGLVIYSGQYPTACGMGDARMGPFYCPADRKIYIDLTFYDELARAFDAPGDFAQAYVIAHEVGHHVQNLLGISEQVAALRGRPEYNQNSVRLELQADYLAGVWAHHNHQYLEHGDIEEAMRAANQIGDDAIQQRTQGRIAPHAFTHGSSEQRMRWFKRGLESGRVEEGDTFEPAYERL is encoded by the coding sequence ATGAAATGGAAAGGTCGTCGCGGCAGCACGAATGTCGAGGACGCGCGCGGCCGGCGCGTGGCGGCGGGCGCCGGCGGGTTGGGCATGATCCTCAACCTGGTCGGCCGGACCTTCGGCATCAAGGGCATCCTGGTGCTGGTGGTGCTCGGTTTCATCGGCTGGCAGATGGGCCTGCTGGATCCTGCTGCGCTCATGGGCGGCGGCCAGGTGCAGGAGACGGCTTACCAGCCGAGCCCGGAAGAGCAGGAGCGCTTCGAGTTCGTGCGCGTCGTGCTGGCCGACACCGAAGACGTGTGGGCGCGGGAGTTCGAGCGTATCGGCCGGCAGTACGTCGAGCCCGGGCTGGTGATCTACAGCGGCCAGTACCCCACCGCCTGCGGCATGGGCGATGCGCGCATGGGACCGTTCTACTGCCCGGCGGACCGCAAGATCTACATCGACCTGACGTTCTACGATGAGCTGGCGCGGGCTTTCGATGCGCCGGGCGATTTCGCCCAGGCCTACGTCATCGCCCACGAGGTCGGCCACCACGTGCAGAACCTGCTCGGCATCTCCGAGCAGGTCGCCGCGCTGCGTGGCCGCCCCGAGTACAACCAGAACTCCGTGCGCCTGGAACTCCAGGCCGACTACCTGGCCGGCGTGTGGGCCCACCACAACCACCAGTACCTGGAGCACGGCGACATCGAAGAGGCGATGCGCGCCGCGAACCAGATCGGCGACGACGCCATCCAGCAGCGCACCCAGGGCCGGATCGCGCCCCATGCCTTCACTCACGGCAGTTCCGAGCAGCGTATGCGCTGGTTCAAGCGCGGCCTGGAGAGCGGCCGGGTCGAGGAAGGCGACACCTTCGAACCGGCCTACGAGCGGCTTTGA
- a CDS encoding sodium:calcium antiporter, whose amino-acid sequence MESFFQQLALPWIGAAFLLSGVVIAVVGTILTGVVDRLADRTRLGEAISGGLMLGATTSLPDIVVSASAAASGHAELAVSNALGGIAVQTVFLVMADIAYRRANLEHAAASLTNLFSATLLIMLLATSLLAATGPEMALWAIHPATPALFVIYLLVQRMAARHRDDPAWYPAETRETVPDEPEARNVRASLAGLWLRFAGAALTVAVAGYVVAQSGITLTEKTGLSSSLVGVMFTGFTTSCAELVVAIAAVRRGALTLAVGGVIGGNAFDALLIPISDLAYREGSVYHALPDRPMFLMAVTILMTTVLLLGLLRRQRRGIANIGFEGSIVLLLYAGMVAYLVFS is encoded by the coding sequence GTGGAAAGTTTTTTTCAACAACTGGCGCTGCCGTGGATCGGCGCCGCATTCCTGCTCTCCGGCGTGGTGATCGCCGTGGTCGGCACGATACTCACCGGGGTGGTCGACCGGCTTGCCGACCGGACGCGCCTGGGCGAAGCAATCAGCGGCGGACTGATGCTGGGCGCCACCACGTCGTTGCCGGATATCGTCGTCTCGGCCTCCGCCGCCGCCTCGGGGCACGCCGAGCTCGCCGTGAGCAACGCCCTGGGCGGTATCGCGGTGCAGACAGTGTTCCTGGTCATGGCGGACATCGCCTACCGGCGCGCCAATCTCGAGCATGCCGCGGCGTCGCTGACCAACCTGTTCAGCGCCACGCTGCTCATCATGCTGCTCGCTACGTCGCTGCTGGCCGCGACCGGGCCCGAGATGGCGCTGTGGGCGATTCACCCGGCTACGCCGGCGCTGTTCGTGATCTACCTGCTGGTGCAGCGGATGGCGGCACGCCACCGTGACGATCCGGCCTGGTATCCCGCGGAGACCAGGGAGACCGTTCCGGACGAGCCGGAGGCGCGGAACGTCCGCGCCTCGCTGGCAGGGTTATGGCTGCGCTTCGCCGGCGCCGCGCTGACTGTCGCGGTCGCGGGCTACGTGGTAGCGCAAAGCGGTATCACGCTCACGGAGAAGACCGGGCTCTCGAGCAGCCTGGTCGGCGTGATGTTCACCGGCTTCACCACCTCCTGCGCGGAGCTGGTGGTCGCGATCGCCGCCGTGCGCCGGGGCGCGCTCACCCTGGCAGTCGGCGGCGTCATCGGCGGCAACGCCTTCGACGCCCTCCTGATTCCCATCAGCGACCTCGCCTACCGCGAAGGTTCGGTGTATCACGCGCTTCCCGACCGGCCCATGTTCCTCATGGCCGTGACCATACTCATGACCACGGTGCTGCTGCTGGGCCTGTTGCGGCGCCAGAGGCGCGGCATCGCCAACATCGGCTTCGAGGGCTCCATCGTACTGCTGCTCTACGCCGGGATGGTGGCGTACCTGGTGTTCTCATGA
- a CDS encoding aldose 1-epimerase, which translates to MRTACKALAALLIFGQAAAAEVHTLAEGPLRIQIDAATDGDAAEFGPRFDRTAVVRSVQLDGVELLGPWGLSDEFGLFGDGVLGYETAGIGETFLKIGVGRLLRDTAASYQFAHPYPVDQLFPVETTPGAASLSVSQRSEGDGPWQYLYRKSYALAGADGLTIHYELTNTGPTAWTFEHYNHHWFRLDGAAVGPGYAVVTGFDLPQAETAFRHAPRSLHMQAPLAPGGAAYYAGDLVGVPAAANTFTVQVDGAVLVHYQAEFTPHRLALYAAEDGFCPEVFMRAALEPGETVSWSATYRFRTN; encoded by the coding sequence ATGAGGACCGCCTGCAAGGCCCTCGCGGCGTTGTTGATCTTCGGCCAGGCCGCGGCGGCTGAAGTGCATACGCTCGCTGAAGGCCCGTTGCGCATCCAGATCGATGCGGCGACGGACGGTGACGCGGCTGAGTTCGGGCCGCGCTTCGATCGCACCGCCGTGGTGCGCAGCGTGCAGCTGGATGGCGTCGAGCTGCTCGGTCCGTGGGGGCTCAGCGACGAGTTCGGTCTCTTCGGCGATGGCGTGCTCGGCTATGAAACTGCGGGCATCGGCGAGACCTTCCTCAAGATCGGGGTGGGGCGGCTGTTGCGCGACACGGCCGCGAGCTACCAGTTTGCGCATCCCTATCCCGTGGACCAGTTGTTCCCCGTCGAGACGACACCCGGTGCCGCATCGCTCTCAGTCAGCCAGCGCTCTGAGGGCGACGGCCCCTGGCAGTACCTTTACCGCAAGTCCTACGCGCTGGCCGGCGCGGACGGTCTCACCATCCACTATGAGCTGACCAACACCGGCCCCACGGCTTGGACCTTCGAGCACTACAACCACCACTGGTTCCGGCTGGATGGCGCGGCGGTCGGTCCGGGGTACGCAGTGGTCACCGGCTTCGACCTGCCGCAGGCCGAGACCGCCTTCCGGCATGCGCCGCGTTCGCTCCACATGCAGGCGCCGCTCGCGCCCGGCGGCGCCGCCTACTACGCCGGCGACCTCGTCGGCGTGCCGGCCGCTGCGAACACGTTCACGGTCCAGGTCGATGGCGCCGTCCTGGTGCACTACCAGGCCGAATTCACGCCGCACCGCCTTGCCCTGTACGCTGCAGAAGACGGCTTCTGCCCGGAGGTCTTCATGCGCGCGGCCCTCGAGCCGGGCGAGACCGTCAGCTGGTCGGCGACCTACCGCTTCCGCACGAACTGA
- a CDS encoding glycoside hydrolase family 2 TIM barrel-domain containing protein, whose amino-acid sequence MRAIALFLLLGSLALLPSVASAQAIPVELRETEEGWQLLRGGEPYFIRGAGGAGSLQQLAAAGANSVRTWGADDLDALLDEAHALGMTVTVGIWLGHERHGFDYGDPEQVAQQLERARQAVLRYRDHPALLLWGIGNEMEGFGEGDDPRIWAAVNEVAAMVKELDPLHPTMTVTAEIGGERVKSVRGLSAIDIHGINSYGGAPSLPERYHEAGGTKPYVLTEFGPIGPWEAGKTAWGAPIEQTSSEKAAFYRHAYTQAVAGAPGLALGAYAFNWGAKMEGTSTWFGMFLEDGAKLGAIDAMTELWSGAAPQDRAPTVAPLVLVGDAEVDPGARVRVTAAIEDPEGGPLRARWALRQESGDYLTGGDFRPVLPDIEDAILESGVEGAAVRMPREPGAYRLFLYAYDENGNAATANLPLRVKGEVRTQLPFFVYHDGFEGMPWAPSGWMGGTESLTLDGAHAENCHAGKACIKLRYSGEFGWAGVAWQHPPNNWGDQDGGYDLTGATHLELWARGEFGGEQVGFGVGLLGADAAHPDSGQAKVEGIVLEQEWRRYRIPLKKVDLSSLKTGFVVTLTGQRSSVTVYLDSIQFVRKR is encoded by the coding sequence ATGCGTGCAATTGCCCTCTTCCTGCTCTTGGGCAGCCTGGCGTTGCTGCCGTCTGTTGCGTCCGCACAGGCCATCCCGGTGGAACTGCGGGAGACCGAAGAGGGCTGGCAATTGCTGCGCGGCGGCGAGCCGTACTTCATTCGCGGCGCCGGCGGGGCCGGCTCATTGCAGCAACTCGCAGCGGCCGGCGCAAATTCCGTGCGCACCTGGGGCGCGGACGACCTCGACGCCCTGCTCGACGAGGCGCATGCGCTCGGCATGACGGTGACCGTCGGCATCTGGCTGGGCCACGAGCGCCACGGCTTCGATTACGGCGACCCCGAGCAGGTCGCGCAGCAACTCGAGCGCGCCCGCCAGGCCGTGCTGCGTTACCGCGATCACCCGGCGCTGCTGCTGTGGGGCATCGGCAACGAGATGGAGGGCTTCGGCGAGGGCGACGATCCCCGCATCTGGGCCGCGGTGAATGAAGTCGCCGCCATGGTCAAGGAACTCGACCCGCTGCACCCGACCATGACGGTGACGGCGGAGATCGGCGGGGAGCGGGTGAAGAGCGTGCGCGGCCTCTCCGCCATCGATATTCACGGCATCAATTCCTATGGTGGTGCACCGTCCCTGCCCGAGCGCTACCACGAGGCCGGCGGCACCAAACCCTATGTGCTCACGGAGTTCGGCCCCATCGGCCCCTGGGAGGCGGGCAAGACCGCGTGGGGCGCGCCCATCGAGCAGACCAGCAGCGAAAAGGCCGCCTTCTACCGCCATGCCTACACGCAGGCCGTGGCCGGCGCGCCCGGTCTCGCGCTAGGCGCCTACGCTTTCAACTGGGGCGCCAAGATGGAAGGCACCAGCACGTGGTTCGGCATGTTCCTCGAGGACGGCGCGAAGCTCGGCGCTATCGATGCCATGACCGAGCTGTGGTCGGGCGCGGCACCGCAGGACCGCGCGCCGACCGTGGCGCCGCTGGTGCTGGTTGGCGATGCCGAGGTGGACCCGGGCGCGCGCGTGCGCGTCACCGCCGCGATCGAGGATCCTGAAGGCGGGCCGCTGCGCGCACGCTGGGCGCTGCGGCAGGAATCCGGGGACTACCTGACCGGCGGTGATTTTCGGCCCGTGCTGCCGGATATCGAAGACGCCATCCTCGAGAGCGGCGTCGAGGGCGCAGCGGTGCGCATGCCGCGCGAGCCGGGCGCTTACCGGCTTTTCCTCTACGCCTACGACGAGAACGGCAACGCAGCCACGGCCAACCTGCCACTGCGGGTCAAAGGCGAGGTGCGCACGCAGCTGCCGTTCTTCGTCTACCACGACGGCTTCGAGGGCATGCCCTGGGCGCCCTCCGGCTGGATGGGCGGCACCGAGTCGCTGACGCTGGACGGCGCCCACGCCGAGAACTGTCATGCCGGCAAGGCCTGCATCAAGCTGCGTTACAGCGGCGAGTTCGGCTGGGCGGGGGTGGCCTGGCAGCATCCCCCCAACAACTGGGGCGACCAGGACGGCGGCTATGACCTCACGGGCGCCACGCATCTCGAGTTGTGGGCGCGCGGTGAATTCGGCGGCGAGCAGGTCGGCTTCGGCGTCGGGCTCCTCGGCGCAGACGCCGCGCATCCGGATTCGGGCCAGGCGAAAGTCGAGGGGATCGTGCTCGAGCAGGAATGGCGCCGCTATCGCATCCCGCTGAAAAAGGTCGACCTGTCGAGCCTCAAGACCGGCTTCGTCGTGACCCTGACCGGGCAACGCAGCTCAGTCACGGTTTACCTGGACAGCATTCAGTTCGTGCGGAAGCGGTAG
- a CDS encoding HIT family protein, which translates to MSSAFEIHPQLLADCHEVGRLSLSHVLLHRNASLPWLILVPEVGADVRELYELDAHSRQALDTEIDTLARYLKQSLGAQKINVAAIGNLVPQLHVHVVGRHPGDPCWPGVVWGSLPPGPAWDPEKTREIAGFIAAAALHSG; encoded by the coding sequence TTGAGCAGCGCCTTCGAGATCCATCCCCAGCTGCTGGCCGACTGCCACGAGGTCGGCCGCTTATCCCTCAGTCACGTCCTGCTGCACCGGAACGCGAGCCTGCCCTGGCTGATACTGGTGCCGGAAGTGGGCGCCGATGTACGCGAGCTTTATGAGCTGGATGCGCACAGTCGCCAGGCGCTCGACACCGAGATCGACACGCTGGCCCGTTACCTGAAGCAGTCGCTCGGCGCGCAGAAGATCAACGTAGCGGCCATCGGCAACCTGGTGCCGCAACTGCACGTCCACGTCGTGGGGCGCCACCCCGGCGATCCGTGCTGGCCGGGCGTGGTGTGGGGCAGCCTGCCGCCGGGCCCTGCCTGGGACCCGGAGAAGACCAGGGAAATCGCCGGCTTTATTGCAGCAGCAGCGCTGCATAGCGGATGA
- a CDS encoding amidohydrolase family protein: MLIDCHVHLNTYDENRQRTVDDALAELYAAMEENGVDHAVVLTSYKVNAQRPHVDEVIRAVDGDPRITIIEGLRWRDPEERTDLFNLEERIRDGLVKGIKLYPGYDRYAINDPSLESVFRIAAKYDVPVMIHCGDTYSKHAKVRQAHPLLVDDVAVDYPDVRFVICHLGNPWFQDAAEVLYKNDNVLADISGLTLGDFHYEFERYMVQRVRDMISYMGDPGKQLMYGTDWPLAGMPTYRRFFDSLELADEAKEGIAWRNAARLFKIDVGDAGTA, from the coding sequence ATGCTGATCGACTGCCATGTACACCTGAACACCTACGACGAGAACCGCCAACGCACCGTCGACGATGCCCTGGCCGAGCTCTATGCCGCCATGGAGGAGAACGGCGTAGACCATGCGGTGGTGCTGACCTCTTACAAGGTCAACGCGCAGCGACCGCACGTCGACGAAGTGATCCGCGCCGTCGACGGTGATCCGCGCATCACCATCATCGAGGGGCTGCGCTGGCGCGACCCTGAGGAGCGCACCGACCTCTTCAACCTGGAGGAGCGCATCCGCGACGGCCTGGTGAAGGGCATCAAGCTCTACCCCGGCTATGACCGCTACGCCATCAACGACCCATCGCTGGAGAGCGTCTTTCGCATCGCGGCGAAATACGACGTGCCGGTGATGATCCATTGCGGCGACACCTACTCCAAGCACGCCAAGGTCAGGCAGGCGCATCCGCTGCTGGTGGACGACGTCGCGGTGGATTACCCGGACGTGAGATTCGTCATCTGCCACCTCGGCAACCCGTGGTTCCAGGACGCCGCCGAGGTGCTGTACAAGAACGACAACGTCCTGGCCGACATCTCCGGCCTGACGCTGGGCGACTTCCACTACGAGTTCGAGCGTTACATGGTGCAGCGGGTACGCGACATGATCAGCTACATGGGTGATCCCGGGAAGCAGCTCATGTACGGCACGGACTGGCCGCTCGCCGGGATGCCCACCTACCGGCGCTTCTTCGACAGCCTTGAGCTGGCGGACGAAGCGAAAGAAGGCATCGCGTGGCGCAATGCCGCCCGGCTGTTCAAGATCGACGTCGGCGACGCGGGAACGGCTTGA
- a CDS encoding winged helix-turn-helix domain-containing protein — protein MMSQAGSNIPALHAFGHWRFDAGTGDLSDGTTSLRLEPQVARLLHYFLCHQDTLVSRDELIAAVWDNRIVSDDAINRCISILRNKLSPHDRNAYIETVVRRGFISHFPPPVAAAVAADTEPPAMAAAPAEERPAPARLPRRKAWVLGALAGVLALVVVGAVNMFGDSEPPARDMAMAGTPMVAVLPFISADMAGDSEFFARGVHDDLLTQLAQLESIRVVSRTSVAEYRDVERNIRQIGRELGADAILEGGVQRVGDQIRINVQLIDARSDAHMWAQQYDRALTPRNIFSIQAEIARSIAAAMNRTLSPEEATQLSVLPTDNMAAYRAYHEAMELRETRTISAPAYIAGLERAVALDPGFVRAWAELAGALSFANIRQRDPDQILRLERMLEHIRTLAPQSWEYLLAQSYYTYYILKDHDRAFALVSAAHALRPSDVHILELQSWIQRRQGDITGGIESIRKVRMLDPRSTYWTNRLVYNLALAHRYDEAMDEIERAGVETYGTAWIRSLLRMQEHRDPRLLVTEVAAVHRDYGAEATPFNLWEAHIMARDYAGANALLDAFEAGELASQSWRFIGVPDALLARVITYWLQHGFDPTHPLAAETRARLQAGQDTGLGGFSGNAYLARALLAAAEGRKDESERLTRTWLRAANDDLAELVMQRHYACRALGMAAAVAAAVDCLRAAFVEPSQAMPFIEPFLPYYDSMRDDAQFIALLADFERG, from the coding sequence ATGATGAGCCAAGCCGGCAGCAACATCCCGGCACTGCACGCCTTCGGTCACTGGCGCTTCGACGCCGGCACCGGCGACCTCAGCGACGGGACGACCAGCCTCCGCCTCGAGCCGCAGGTCGCCAGGCTGCTGCATTACTTTCTGTGCCACCAAGACACCCTGGTCAGCCGGGACGAACTGATTGCCGCGGTCTGGGACAACCGCATCGTCTCCGACGACGCCATCAATCGCTGCATCTCGATCCTGCGCAACAAACTGTCGCCGCATGACCGGAACGCCTATATCGAGACGGTGGTGCGGCGCGGCTTCATCAGCCACTTCCCGCCGCCTGTCGCGGCCGCGGTCGCGGCGGATACCGAGCCGCCGGCGATGGCGGCGGCTCCAGCGGAGGAGCGGCCTGCCCCGGCCCGTTTACCCCGCCGCAAAGCCTGGGTGCTCGGCGCGCTCGCCGGCGTGCTGGCGCTGGTGGTCGTCGGCGCCGTCAACATGTTCGGCGACAGCGAGCCCCCGGCGCGCGACATGGCGATGGCCGGCACGCCCATGGTCGCCGTGCTGCCGTTCATTTCCGCGGACATGGCGGGTGACAGCGAGTTCTTTGCCCGCGGCGTGCACGACGACTTGCTCACCCAGCTGGCCCAGCTCGAGTCGATCCGGGTGGTCTCGCGCACCTCGGTGGCCGAATATCGTGACGTAGAGCGCAACATTCGCCAGATCGGCCGTGAGCTCGGCGCCGATGCGATCCTCGAGGGCGGGGTGCAGCGCGTCGGCGACCAGATTCGCATCAACGTCCAGCTGATCGACGCCCGCTCCGACGCGCACATGTGGGCGCAGCAGTACGACCGCGCATTGACTCCCAGGAACATCTTCAGCATCCAGGCGGAGATCGCGCGCTCGATCGCCGCCGCGATGAATCGCACGCTGAGCCCCGAGGAGGCCACGCAGCTGAGCGTGCTTCCCACGGATAACATGGCGGCTTATCGCGCCTACCACGAGGCCATGGAGTTGCGCGAGACCCGCACCATCAGCGCGCCCGCTTACATCGCCGGCCTCGAGCGGGCCGTGGCGCTGGACCCGGGCTTTGTGCGCGCCTGGGCGGAACTGGCCGGGGCGCTCAGTTTCGCCAACATCCGCCAGCGCGATCCGGACCAGATCCTGCGGCTCGAGCGCATGCTGGAGCACATCCGGACGCTTGCGCCCCAGTCATGGGAATACCTGCTGGCGCAAAGCTATTACACCTACTACATCCTCAAGGATCACGATCGCGCCTTCGCGTTGGTCAGCGCGGCGCACGCGCTGCGACCGAGCGACGTGCACATACTGGAATTGCAGTCCTGGATCCAGCGTCGCCAGGGCGATATCACCGGCGGCATCGAGTCCATCCGGAAGGTGCGGATGCTGGATCCTCGCAGCACCTACTGGACCAACCGGCTCGTCTACAACCTGGCATTGGCCCACCGCTACGATGAAGCCATGGACGAGATCGAGAGGGCCGGAGTGGAAACCTACGGCACGGCCTGGATACGCAGCCTGCTGCGCATGCAGGAACACCGTGATCCGCGCCTGCTGGTGACGGAGGTGGCGGCCGTGCACCGGGACTACGGCGCAGAAGCGACGCCCTTTAACCTTTGGGAAGCACACATCATGGCGCGAGACTATGCTGGCGCCAATGCCCTCCTCGACGCCTTCGAAGCGGGCGAGCTTGCGAGCCAGTCCTGGCGTTTCATCGGCGTGCCCGATGCCCTGCTGGCCCGTGTCATCACCTACTGGCTGCAGCACGGGTTCGATCCCACGCATCCTCTCGCCGCCGAGACGCGGGCGCGCCTGCAAGCCGGGCAGGATACGGGACTCGGCGGCTTCAGCGGCAATGCCTACCTCGCCAGGGCCTTGCTCGCCGCCGCCGAGGGGCGCAAGGACGAGAGCGAGCGCTTGACCAGGACCTGGCTGCGCGCAGCCAACGACGACCTGGCGGAACTGGTCATGCAGCGCCATTACGCCTGCCGCGCGCTCGGCATGGCGGCAGCGGTGGCTGCAGCAGTCGATTGCCTGCGCGCAGCCTTCGTCGAGCCCAGCCAGGCCATGCCGTTCATCGAGCCGTTCCTGCCCTATTACGACTCGATGCGCGACGACGCGCAGTTTATCGCATTGCTTGCAGACTTCGAGCGCGGCTAA
- the dmeF gene encoding CDF family Co(II)/Ni(II) efflux transporter DmeF: MHRSAPESWTHDHVFDNDLKRDGESRTLIVVCVTAAMMVIEIVAGLAYGSMALLADGLHMASHTAALGLALVAYVVARRLARDSRFSFGVGKINTLAGFASAILLLGFAALMMTESVGRLMNPVEIVFDSALLVAVIGLVVNGLSAWILSSSSHHGGHGHAHEHGHGHGHGHGHHHHHHDHHHDDHNLRAAYLHVLADALTSILAIVALLAGKYFGAVWLDAAMGIVGAVLVTRWSIGLIRDSSRVLLDYQAAPEMLAQIRAALEARPGDRVTDLHVWTIGPGVRAAEVAVLSAEPETPGFYKARLPRDCGIAHATVEVHRASS, translated from the coding sequence ATGCACCGATCCGCGCCGGAGTCGTGGACCCACGACCACGTGTTCGACAACGACCTGAAGCGCGACGGCGAGTCGCGCACGCTCATCGTCGTCTGCGTGACCGCGGCCATGATGGTGATCGAGATCGTGGCCGGGCTGGCCTACGGGTCCATGGCGCTGCTGGCCGACGGGCTGCACATGGCGTCCCACACCGCCGCGCTCGGCCTGGCGCTGGTCGCCTACGTTGTCGCGCGTCGCCTGGCCCGGGACAGCCGCTTTTCTTTCGGCGTCGGCAAGATCAACACGCTGGCCGGATTCGCCAGCGCCATCCTGCTGCTCGGCTTCGCGGCCCTGATGATGACCGAGAGCGTCGGCCGCCTCATGAATCCCGTCGAGATCGTGTTCGACTCGGCGTTGCTGGTGGCCGTGATCGGCCTGGTGGTCAACGGCCTGAGTGCATGGATCCTGTCGTCGTCCTCGCATCATGGCGGGCACGGCCACGCGCATGAGCACGGGCATGGGCACGGGCATGGGCACGGCCATCATCATCACCATCACGACCATCACCACGACGACCACAACCTGCGCGCAGCCTACCTGCACGTCCTGGCCGACGCGCTGACCTCGATCCTGGCCATCGTGGCGCTGCTGGCGGGCAAGTACTTCGGCGCCGTGTGGCTCGACGCCGCGATGGGCATCGTCGGCGCGGTGCTGGTGACGCGTTGGTCAATTGGCCTGATCCGGGATTCGTCCCGGGTCCTGCTCGACTACCAGGCGGCGCCCGAGATGCTGGCGCAAATCAGGGCGGCGCTGGAGGCGCGGCCCGGAGATCGCGTCACGGACTTGCACGTGTGGACTATCGGCCCCGGGGTGCGCGCAGCGGAAGTCGCCGTGTTGAGCGCAGAGCCGGAGACGCCGGGCTTCTACAAGGCGCGCCTGCCGCGCGACTGCGGCATCGCGCATGCTACCGTTGAGGTCCACCGCGCCTCGTCGTAA